TACCACCTCCTTATCCAGGATTGAATAATCAATGATACTGTGTGAACCCACGGAAGTCTCAGACATGATAATCGAGTTCCGGACTACAGCGCCTTCCGCCACGATTACCCCCGGTGAGAGTATTGAATGCTCAACATTGCCCTCAATAATACAGCCATTAGAAATCATGCTGTTGCCTACGTTAGCCACCCCGGAGATGGTCGCCGGTGGCCCGTCCACATCACTGGTGTGTATCGGCCAGCCCGGGTCTGAAAGGTATCCCCCCGGGGACATATCAATCATATCCATATTAGCCTGCCAGTAGGCCTGCACCGTGCCGACATCGCGCCAGTATCCCTGAAAATCATATCCGAAAATCCTATTTTTCCCGACCATTTTCGGCAGGATATCCCTGCCGAAATCATGGCTGGAGTTCTCGCTTGCGGTATCTTCCTCGAGGCACTGTTTAAGAAACTCTTTCCTGAAAAGATAAATGCCCATGGATACCAGGCTACTCTTCGGCTTCCTGACCTTTTCTTCAAAACCGATTACCCGCCTCTCTTCATCAATAATCACCGTGCCAAAGTGCTGCAGGTCTTCCTCAGGAAGACGGGTATAAGCCAGGGTAACGTCCGCCTGTCTCTCTTCATGGAATTGGAGCATCCAGGAATAATCCATCTTGTAAACATGGTCGCCGCTGAGAATCAGCACCATCTCCTGACTCTGCTGCTCGATATAGTGGAGATTCTGGTACACGGCGTCGGCGGTTCCCTTGTACCAGTCACGTTTTTCGTCCCGCGTCAAATAGGGCTGGAAAAGCCGGACTGTCCGGTCCGGGGTAGCGAAGCCCCACGCCGCGCCAACTCCGATATGCTCGCTAAGGGAGAGGGGCTGATACTGTGTCAGAACAGCCACGTTGTACATACCCGAGTTCACGCAGTTGCTCAGGGTAAAATCTATAATGCGGTACTTGCCGGCAAAGGGCATGGCTGGCTTGGAGCGTTCCTGTGCCAGCACACTCAACCTCTCCCCCCGTCCCCCGGCCAGTATCACCGCTAAAACATTCTCTACTGCCATAATTATTCACCGAACTGAATGTACGCGTGACTGATTTTATCATGTTATAGCTACTACTGTCCATCCCACTAAGCTATGCTCGAGATAAAAAAGCTTCCCTACAGTTGACATTCACACTCACGGGAGTATACTTTAAAAAGGGCAGAAAGACCATATAGAATGGCAGTAACAAAGACCGCAGAGGTAATCATCATCGGCGCCGGCATTATCGGCACCAGCATTGCCTACCATCTGGCAAAATCAGGCTGCCGCGACGTTATTATCCTGGAGAAAGAGCCGGTTATTGGCTCCGGTAGCACGGCGAAAGCGGCCGGGGGTGTCAGGCACCAGTTCCTTACAGAGACCAATGTCAGGCTATCGGTGGAGAGTATCAGGTTCTTCCAGCACTTCGAGGAAGAAATGGGATCGGTTATTGACTTCCGCCAGCACGGCTACCTGTTTCTGGCCTGCACCGATAAAGAACTGAAGAACCTGCAACAGAGACTGGAGTTACAGCGCCGGCACGGAATTGAAGTCTATTTCCTCTCTCCCGGAGAGGTCAAAGGAAGATTACCGGCAATTAACGTTGATGACATTCTGGGCGCGATCTTTGGCCCCACTGACGGCCGGGTTGACCCGTATTCAGTGGTCCAGGGCTATGCCTCGGCGGCGAAACGGCTCGGTGTAAAGATATACACCGGAGTCGAGTCGGTGGAGATAAGAGTCAGTAACCACCGGGTGAGGGGAGTTTTAAGCACGGATGGAGAGATTGAAGCGCCGGTTGTAGTCAACGCTGCCGGACCCTGGGCCGGGCTGGTGGGAAGAGCTGCGGGGATCGATATTCCGGTGCACCCTCATAAGAAACACTCCTTCTTCACCGCTCCCACAGATGAAATCAGAAGGGATGCCCCGCTCATTATTGACCTGCACCAGGACACTGCCGTTTGGCGAGAAGGGCGCGGCATCGGCTTCAACGGCAGCGACCCCGACCAGCCGGAGGGGTTTGATGTCACCGTAGACTGGAGCTGCCTGCCTAAAATCGCCCGCCGTGTGGTGCCCCGTTTTCCTTTCCTGGCCGACACCGGCATCATCCGGGCGGAAGCGGGACTGCACCCCGATACCGCCGACAAGAGCGCTATCCTGGGGGATACGCCGGAACTGGAGGGACTGTACCTTGCCTGCGGCATGAACTCTCAGGGTGTGATGCATTCCCCGGCAGTAGGCAGGATTATGGCGGAATACATCCTGAAGATAAACAAGGACCCGGCTATTTCGCTGCTGCGCCTGAGCCGGTTCAAAGAGGGAGCGCTACAAAAAGAATGACTTATTCCAGG
This DNA window, taken from Dehalococcoidales bacterium, encodes the following:
- the glgC gene encoding glucose-1-phosphate adenylyltransferase, with product MAVENVLAVILAGGRGERLSVLAQERSKPAMPFAGKYRIIDFTLSNCVNSGMYNVAVLTQYQPLSLSEHIGVGAAWGFATPDRTVRLFQPYLTRDEKRDWYKGTADAVYQNLHYIEQQSQEMVLILSGDHVYKMDYSWMLQFHEERQADVTLAYTRLPEEDLQHFGTVIIDEERRVIGFEEKVRKPKSSLVSMGIYLFRKEFLKQCLEEDTASENSSHDFGRDILPKMVGKNRIFGYDFQGYWRDVGTVQAYWQANMDMIDMSPGGYLSDPGWPIHTSDVDGPPATISGVANVGNSMISNGCIIEGNVEHSILSPGVIVAEGAVVRNSIIMSETSVGSHSIIDYSILDKEVVVEAGCHLGFGDDLRANRWEPSVLNTGITIVGKRARIPPGTRIGRNCIICADVQEDCFRRDEVKSGGIVRLKRNRGS
- a CDS encoding FAD-dependent oxidoreductase produces the protein MAVTKTAEVIIIGAGIIGTSIAYHLAKSGCRDVIILEKEPVIGSGSTAKAAGGVRHQFLTETNVRLSVESIRFFQHFEEEMGSVIDFRQHGYLFLACTDKELKNLQQRLELQRRHGIEVYFLSPGEVKGRLPAINVDDILGAIFGPTDGRVDPYSVVQGYASAAKRLGVKIYTGVESVEIRVSNHRVRGVLSTDGEIEAPVVVNAAGPWAGLVGRAAGIDIPVHPHKKHSFFTAPTDEIRRDAPLIIDLHQDTAVWREGRGIGFNGSDPDQPEGFDVTVDWSCLPKIARRVVPRFPFLADTGIIRAEAGLHPDTADKSAILGDTPELEGLYLACGMNSQGVMHSPAVGRIMAEYILKINKDPAISLLRLSRFKEGALQKE